The following proteins are co-located in the Colletotrichum lupini chromosome 4, complete sequence genome:
- a CDS encoding NUDIX domain-containing protein, producing the protein MDVLILIMLKEHTLQDRGTIPLDNSIEDVDVDVGHVGGCFNWESNDHPISIKCLPPPGSPRAISMASSSEHPQTPTFTDLNLTYPPSLEHYNIPAATWLMKNAKSWDGLATSALVFSPSTTCSKILLVQRTAHDSMPLLWETPGGGVDPDDTSLLVACARELWEETGLQAVEFVRVVSEGVNEEPGSVFTNRTGTKVFCRFAFEVKVRGAVEGEDVEGRIRTDPGEHCDYVWASEEEVREGRAGLKELPLANGQMKRLILDGFRRRT; encoded by the exons ATGGATGTCCTGATCCTCA TAATGCTGAAAGAACATACCCTACAAGACAGGGGGACCATTCCACTTGATAACTCTATCGAAG ATGTAGATGTAGATGTGGGTCACGTCGGAGGATGCTTTAATTGGGAAAG CAACGATCATCCGATAAGCATCAAGTGCCTTCCCCCGCCTGGGAGTCCAAGGGCAATCAGCATGGCATCTAGTTCAGAGCATCCTCAAACACCTACTTTTACAGACTTGAATCTTACCTATCCCCCGTCGCTAGAACATTATAACATCCCAGCCGCTACGTGGCTGATGAAGAATGCTAAATCATGGGACGGTCTCGCTACGAGCGCCCTCGTCTTTTCGCCTTCGACTACTTGTAGTAAGATTCTCCTCGTCCAGCGCACGGCGCATGATAGCATGCCACTTCTATGGGAGACGCCTGGGGGTGGGGTGGACCCAGACGACACAAGCCTACTGGTTGCCTGTGCGCGAGAGCTCTGGGAAGAGACAGGTCTTCAAGCTGTCGAATTTGTGAGGGTTGTAAGTGAGGGGGTGAATGAGGAACCTGGTAGCGTCTTTACAAATCGCACTGGAACGAAGGTGTTTTGTCGGTTTGCATTCGAGGTGAAGGTGCGAGGAGCGGTGGAGGGCGAGGATGTAGAAGGCCGGATAAGAACAGATCCGGGCGAGCACTGCGATTATGTGTGGGCATCTGAGGAGGAGGTCAGGGAGGGGCGCGCCGGACTGAAGGAGCTTCCTCTGGCGAATGGGCAGATGAAGAGATTAATCCTTGATGGGTTTCGCAGGAGGACATAG
- a CDS encoding necrosis inducing protein, with translation MLSRSSASLFFLGLLTLTTGRTLSPRGEGDVAVAPGFKNHDQIVPFQQQAADGIDGELELRFKPWLNDKSGCFPYAAVDKDGFHGAGLRPTGKSGGQCRDSSRAQVYSRVGKSNDRTGVLFSWYLPKIQNDERHKHYYMSIVVWVHTDKCNAKVDDYLMLGVSYSTGTTTWDKASSSKTMLTAGDSGIQNAMNTHPIIGYDGKMNVFPSSESAQWALSPPMVSWNKLSKPALDQFNGIRYEHARCPFNENNFQATLDAAFNGDFYHNLPAEPTNGCKTETEAPTPTPEDGHDLFDIDFNVPDGVVPDDGN, from the exons ATGTTATCTCGATCGTCAGCTTCACTCTTTTTCCTCGGCCTCCTTACACTCACTACCGGCCGAACTTTGTCTCCAAGGGGCGAAGGTGATGTTGCCGTGGCCCCTGGGTTTAAGAATCACGACCAGATCGTGCCGTTCCAGCAGCAGGCCGCAGACGGCATCGATGGCGAGCTCGAGCTACGGTTCAAACCTTGGCTTAATGACAAAAGCGGCTGTTTCCCGTACGCTGCGGTTGACAAAGACGGTTTCCATGG TGCTGGACTGAGGCCCACTGGCAAGAGCGGCGGTCAATGTCGTGATAGCTCCAGGGCTCAGGTTTACTCCAGAGTCGGTAAATCTAATGATCGCACTGGCGTTCTGTTCTCGTGGTACCTACCCAAGATTCAGAACGATGAGCGCCATAAGCATTACTACATGAGCATCGTAGTTTGGGTTCACACTGATAAGTGTAACGCAAAAGTTGATGACTATCTCATGCTCGGCGTTTCTTATTCCACTGGCACAACAACCTGGGACAAAGCCTCAAGTTCTAAAACCATGCTCACTGCCGGTGACAGCGGCATCCAGAATGCTATGAACACCCACCCCATTATTGGCTATGATGGCAAAATGAACGTCTTTCCCTCAAGCGAAAGCGCTCAGTGGGCGCTTAGCCCCCCTATGGTCAGCTGGAACAAGCTATCCAAGCCAGCCCTCGACCAGTTCAATGGCATCCGATATGAGCATGCTCGCTGCCCTTTCAACGAAAACAACTTTCAAGCCACCTTGGACGCTGCTTTCAACGGCGACTTCTACCACAACCTTCCGGCTGAGCCTACCAATGGCTGCAAGACCGAAACCGAAGCCCCCACGCCCACGCCCGAAGACGGCCATGACTTGTTCGACATTGACTTCAACGTACCTGACGGCGTTGTGCCCGACGATGGCAACTAG
- a CDS encoding cyclopentanone 1,2-monooxygenase: MADHDTGGEPTGTLAPDVVIVGAGFSGCYALYKLRQLGYSAKILEAGSDFGGVWHYSRYPGARVDSDTPSYQFSLPKVWETFNFKERFPGHEEIRRYFSHVDATLDLRVDTIFDARVDNVKYNASSARWNFHTERGLRISSRFAIFACGSFSKPYLPPFPNLDTFRGDIIHPSAWPERLQLKGKNIGIIGQGASGLQLVQELAKEDCQLTIFVRNPCLAVPMRQRSLPYRESEELKNYYDGIFYKAKFGSSSAIAYNQNTDYFHGTSNEDSIVLFERLWNRGGFGLTLSNYRDVMFDKAANSSVYDFWARKTRARMTDPEKRDIVAPLEQFQWFGDKRVNLEMDYYEMLDRPNVKIVDLKKTPITSCYDQGIVIEGRESLQHHRLDVIIAATGYDSATGGLFEMNIHDKHDVKLQKTWEAGIDTYFGMLVPGMPNAFLLYGPQAPTTHTNAPSFIELQVD, encoded by the coding sequence ATGGCCGACCACGACACCGGAGGAGAGCCCACAGGAACGCTTGCTCCCGATGTCGTCATTGTGGGCGCCGGCTTCAGCGGCTGTTACGCTCTCTATAAGTTGAGACAGCTCGGGTACTCCGCCAAAATCCTCGAGGCCGGAAGTGACTTCGGCGGCGTCTGGCACTACAGCAGATATCCCGGAGCCCGGGTTGACTCGGACACACCGTCATATCAGTTCAGCTTACCAAAGGTGTGGGAAACCTTCAATTTCAAAGAGAGATTTCCCGGGCACGAGGAGATTCGACGATACTTCTCTCACGTTGACGCCACCCTCGATCTGCGAGTGGATACCATCTTCGATGCCCGAGTTGACAACGTGAAGTACAACGCGAGCAGCGCGCGATGGAACTTCCATACAGAACGAGGTCTTCGCATCTCGTCAAGATTCGCCATCTTCGCCTGCGGAAGTTTCAGCAAGCCTTATCTCCCTCCTTTTCCGAACCTGGACACGTTCCGCGGGGATatcatccatccatccgcTTGGCCTGAACGCCTTCAACTGAAGGGCAAAAACATCGGGATCATAGGCCAAGGCGCATCCGGTCTACAATTGGTTCAGGAACTCGCAAAAGAGGACTGCCAGTTGACTATCTTCGTACGGAACCCCTGCCTCGCGGTTCCCATGCGCCAGAGAAGTCTCCCGTACCGAGAATCGGAGGAGTTGAAGAACTACTACGACGGCATATTCTACAAGGCAAAGTTCGGCTCATCATCAGCCATCGCGTACAATCAAAACACGGACTACTTTCACGGCACGAGCAATGAAGACAGCATTGTTCTCTTCGAGCGCCTCTGGAACAGGGGAGGTTTCGGTCTGACGTTGTCGAACTATCGCGATGTCATGTTCGACAAAGCGGCCAACTCGAGCGTCTACGACTTTTGGGCTCGAAAGACCAGGGCTCGGATGACCGATCCAGAGAAAAGGGATATCGTTGCACCCCTGGAACAGTTCCAGTGGTTTGGCGACAAACGAGTCAATCTTGAGATGGACTATTACGAAATGCTGGATCGTCCAAATGTCAAGATCGTTGACCTCAAGAAAACGCCGATTACATCCTGCTATGATCAAGGCATCGTGATCGAAGGGCGAGAGTCTTTGCAACACCATCGACTGGACGTCATAATTGCAGCCACCGGCTACGACTCCGCCACGGGCGGCTTGTTCGAGATGAACATACACGACAAGCATGACGTGAAGCTTCAGAAGACTTGGGAGGCTGGGATCGACACCTATTTCGGTATGCTGGTGCCGGGGATGCCCAACGCATTTCTCCTGTACGGGCCGCAGGCGCCGACAACGCACACCAACGCGCCCTCTTTCATCGAACTGCAAGTAGATTAG
- a CDS encoding pisatin demethylase, which yields MEGMLELVFGHGKWKCLGRNVAMMELQKVFVELMRRYELVVVDPTKPWKSLNYGIFLQSSFWVRGYKLDARGRSSR from the exons ATGGAAGGGATGCTGGAACTCGTCTTTGGGCACGGAAAATGGAAGTGTCTGGGACGAAATGTGGCCATGATGGAGCTGCAAAAAGTTTTTGTCGAG CTTATGAGGAGATATGAGCTCGTTGTCGTTGACCCAACGAAGCCATGGAAATCCCTCAACTACGGCATCTTCCTGCAGTCTTCTTTTTGGGTTCGGGGATACAAGCTGGACGCACGGGGCCGCTCGTCACGGTGA
- a CDS encoding cytochrome P450, protein MFVKTQYVLWSADPTETTDIAHWCQADLIMRDYEVYTSAAVSIIVLYSIASIARQYARLKHIRGPSSAVFTKWWLVRALRSGRVHLEFYEAYQKYGKFGTHAASEGQQTSNIAGSLVRVGPRDLITSDPDLMKHMLGVRTKYRRSDWYDAMRLDPGRDNVLSMRDEALHAQLRSRMAAGCSGKEVENLEGKVDENILRLIDLVDRYVSENKAFDFGLKAQYFTLDVISDLTFGEPFGDVASDSDVHEYIRTSEQNMPNVVLAAVLPWLLALLSSPLLRCLLPSDKDAIGFGKTIGLAGSDTTATAIRAMLLHIITSPRVSTALREEIELAKPSWPVITEAEARSMPYLQAVIKEGLRIFPPLVGQMSKEVPKGGDTFKGSHLPEGTRIGYGAWAIFHRTDLWGPDTHEFRPER, encoded by the exons ATGTTTGTGAAGACACAATATGTACT ATGGTCTGCAGATCCCACTGAAACCACCGATATAGCCCACTGGTGCCAAGCAGACCTCATCATGCGCGACTATGAGGTGTACACGAGCGCAGCAGTCTCGATCATCGTTCTCTATAGCATCGCCTCTATCGCACGTCAATACGCACGGCTGAAGCACATCAGGGGCCCCTCAAGCGCAGTATTTACCAAATGGTGGCTTGTGCGCGCCCTACGTAGTGGCAGGGTGCATCTTGAATTCTACGAGGCCTACCAGAAATATGGTAAGTTTGGGACCCATGCCGCTTCTGAAGGACAGCAAACGTCCAACATTGCAGGATCTCTTGTACGTGTCGGGCCGAGGGATCTGATCACGAGCGACCCAGACCTCATGAAGCATATGCTCGGCGTGCGTACCAAATACAGGCGGTCGGATTGGTACGATGCCATGAGGCTCGATCCCGGCAGGGATAATGTATTGTCCATGAGGGACGAGGCGTTACACGCCCAGCTTCGATCCCGGATGGCTGCTGGA TGCTCCGGCAAAGAAGTTGAGAACCTCGAAGGAAAAGTGGACGAGAACATTCTTCGTCTTATCGATCTAGTCGATCGCTATGTTTCCGAGAACAAGGCTTTCGACTTCGGTCTGAAAGCGCAATATTTCACCCTCGACGTCATCTCGGACCTTACTTTTGGTGAGCCGTTTGGCGATGTGGCTTCCGACTCGGACGTCCATGAGTACATCCGCACATCGGAGCAGAACATGCCAAACGTCGTGCTGGCAGCAGTCCTGCCTTGGCTCCTGGCCCTGCTCTCTTCGCCCTTGCTTCGGTGTCTATTACCTTCTGACAAGGATGCCATAGGGTTCGGAAAGACGATCGG TCTAGCTGGATCCGATACAACGGCGACCGCCATTCGCGCGATGCTCCTTCACATCATCACGAGCCCCCGAGTATCCACCGCTCTTCGTGAGGAGATCGAGTTGGCTAAGCCGTCGTGGCCCGTGATCACAGAAGCAGAAGCGCGTAGCATGCCGTACCTGCAAGCTGTGATCAAGGAAGGGCTTCGGATCTTCCCACCTCTCGTGGGCCAGATGTCTAAGGAAGTCCCCAAAGGCGGAGACACGTTCAAGGGGTCCCACTTGCCGGAGGGAACCCGGATCGGATACGGCGCATGGGCCATCTTCCATCGTACCGATCTGTGGGGGCCAGATACGCACGAGTTCCGGCCAGAGCGGTAG